A region from the Riemerella anatipestifer genome encodes:
- a CDS encoding phosphoribosylformylglycinamidine synthase, with product MSKRIYIEKRGIFDVESPKIFDEIKNILPHIKQVKVYNIYDVFGLNDTDFDKVVYNVFADPVTDVLHYENPAKSSSFAMEFLPGQYDQRADSAQQCIVLLTENTQAKVRSGKLVEIEGINKEGLQKVKDLLINRVESQEKDLSKLEIPEEETPKDVVIYHDFITLNESQLKEFYTEQNFAFGLDDLAYIQDYFKSEQRNPTETELKVLDTYWSDHCRHTTFETELKDIRFEGQFKATLEHIFKDYLEKRAFLGREAKPVSLMDLATVCAKYFHKTGKLDNLVVSDEINACTIKIDAEFDGKKEPWYLLFKNETHNHPTEIEPFGGASTCLGGAIRDPLSGRSFVYQAMRLSGAADVLEPMENTLKGKLPQRTITKQAANGYSSYGNQIGLATTQVSEIYHEGYRAKRMEVGFVVGAVPVDWVKREQPKAGDLVIILGGATGRDGVGGATGSSKEQDETSIHALSTEVQKGNAVEERKIQRLFRNPEVTKLIKKSNDFGAGGVSVAIGEIAESLEVNLDVLPLKYEGLNGTELAISESQERMAVVIDANDKDKFISFCKTENILAVEVAKVTDSGRMQMFWRGEKIVDLSRAFLDTNGCSKTQKALVNHLQEVQAERLEFNETNFKKLLADKNVASQKGLLEMFDSSVGATTVAMPLGGKHQLTPMEGSVQTLPIMEAKDIETVSLASWGFDAAISGQNSMVGAANAVVESVAKIVAMGGDFRKIRLSFQEYFEKLGQNPDKWGKPLASLLGAYHAQMNFELAAIGGKDSMSGTYQDINVPPTLISFACADGQKSNIISPEFKKAGNLIYHFYHQSQETEEAKGLPNYNDLKEIYTYIFSQIKDKKIVSVKTIKEGGIAVGLAKMAFGNGLGAIVNTNDTALLEKNIGGLLIESTEPLSHQLLQKIGEVSNDKKLVINNDSFDIDDLKKVYCQTFETLFPTKEKQKIELELDTELNSIEPRTIIIKKHHITKPKVFTPVFPGTNCEYETLNAFRKEGAEVSMKPLVNLNHTALQESIKAWAKEIDQSQILAFSGGFSAGDEPDGSAKFIVNVLKNDIMCEAVHRLLERDGMIIGICNGFQALVKSGLLPYGEIRDLDQNSPTLAHNSIGRHISQMVNVKVVNEDSPWLKGMKGEIYTIPISHGEGRFMASEEVITQLYKNGQIATQYVDLDGAIAHGMPYNPNNSLFAIEGITSPCGKIFGRMGHPERYAEGLMKNIPTANYHNIFKNGVSYFRD from the coding sequence ATGAGTAAAAGAATTTACATAGAAAAAAGAGGGATTTTTGATGTAGAAAGTCCTAAAATTTTTGATGAAATAAAGAATATATTACCTCACATCAAACAGGTAAAGGTTTATAATATCTATGATGTTTTTGGACTTAATGATACTGATTTTGATAAAGTAGTATATAATGTATTTGCAGACCCTGTAACCGATGTTTTGCATTATGAAAATCCTGCTAAGAGTTCATCTTTTGCTATGGAGTTTCTACCAGGTCAATATGACCAAAGGGCAGATTCTGCGCAGCAATGTATTGTATTGCTAACAGAAAATACCCAAGCTAAAGTAAGAAGCGGGAAGCTAGTAGAAATAGAGGGTATCAACAAAGAAGGACTACAAAAAGTAAAAGATTTACTCATCAATAGAGTAGAGTCACAAGAGAAAGACCTTTCTAAATTGGAAATTCCAGAAGAGGAAACCCCGAAAGATGTAGTAATCTATCACGATTTTATAACTTTAAACGAATCACAACTAAAGGAGTTCTATACAGAGCAAAACTTCGCCTTTGGGTTAGACGATTTAGCTTATATACAAGATTATTTTAAGTCAGAACAGAGAAATCCAACAGAAACAGAGCTTAAAGTTTTAGATACTTATTGGAGTGACCATTGCCGACACACTACCTTTGAAACAGAACTTAAAGACATTCGTTTTGAGGGACAGTTTAAGGCTACTTTAGAACATATTTTTAAAGATTATTTAGAAAAAAGAGCGTTTTTAGGACGAGAAGCTAAACCTGTTTCGTTAATGGATTTAGCTACTGTTTGTGCTAAATATTTCCATAAAACGGGAAAACTAGATAATCTTGTGGTTTCAGACGAAATCAATGCTTGTACTATCAAAATAGATGCTGAATTTGATGGTAAAAAAGAGCCTTGGTATCTTTTATTTAAAAATGAAACTCACAATCACCCTACGGAAATAGAACCTTTTGGTGGTGCATCTACTTGTTTAGGTGGTGCTATCAGAGACCCGTTATCTGGGCGTTCGTTTGTGTATCAGGCGATGCGTCTTTCGGGAGCGGCAGATGTATTAGAGCCTATGGAAAACACGCTCAAAGGTAAACTGCCTCAAAGAACAATTACCAAACAAGCCGCTAATGGCTATTCGTCCTACGGAAATCAAATTGGTTTAGCGACGACACAAGTTTCCGAAATTTATCACGAGGGCTATCGTGCTAAGAGGATGGAAGTTGGTTTTGTGGTAGGAGCTGTACCCGTAGATTGGGTAAAAAGAGAGCAACCTAAGGCAGGAGATTTAGTCATTATTTTAGGTGGTGCTACAGGTAGAGACGGTGTAGGAGGTGCTACAGGAAGTTCTAAAGAGCAAGACGAAACTTCTATCCATGCACTATCTACCGAGGTACAAAAGGGTAATGCTGTAGAGGAGAGAAAAATACAAAGGCTTTTCAGAAATCCAGAGGTTACAAAGTTAATTAAAAAATCAAATGATTTTGGTGCTGGAGGGGTTTCGGTAGCAATAGGCGAAATAGCTGAAAGTTTGGAGGTTAATCTTGATGTTCTTCCTTTAAAATACGAAGGGCTTAACGGAACCGAATTAGCCATATCCGAATCTCAAGAGAGAATGGCGGTGGTAATAGATGCCAACGATAAAGATAAATTCATCAGCTTTTGTAAGACAGAGAATATTTTGGCAGTAGAAGTTGCTAAAGTTACAGATTCTGGCAGAATGCAAATGTTTTGGAGAGGTGAGAAAATTGTGGATTTGAGCCGAGCGTTTTTAGATACCAATGGCTGTTCTAAAACACAAAAAGCATTAGTTAATCATCTTCAAGAAGTACAGGCAGAAAGGTTAGAATTTAACGAAACTAACTTTAAAAAATTATTAGCCGACAAAAATGTAGCCTCTCAAAAAGGGTTATTAGAAATGTTTGACTCTAGCGTGGGAGCAACTACGGTAGCGATGCCTCTAGGTGGAAAACATCAATTAACACCAATGGAGGGAAGCGTTCAAACTTTACCAATTATGGAGGCTAAGGATATAGAAACTGTTTCTTTAGCCAGTTGGGGATTTGATGCTGCCATTTCGGGACAAAACTCAATGGTGGGAGCGGCTAATGCCGTAGTGGAAAGTGTGGCTAAAATTGTAGCGATGGGTGGAGATTTCCGCAAAATTCGTTTGAGTTTCCAAGAATATTTTGAAAAACTTGGACAAAATCCTGATAAATGGGGGAAACCATTAGCATCATTGCTAGGAGCTTATCATGCTCAGATGAACTTTGAGTTAGCCGCTATTGGCGGAAAAGACTCTATGTCTGGCACTTATCAAGACATCAATGTACCGCCTACACTTATTTCGTTTGCGTGTGCAGATGGTCAGAAATCAAATATCATTTCGCCTGAATTTAAAAAAGCAGGAAATTTAATTTATCATTTCTATCATCAATCTCAAGAAACAGAAGAAGCTAAAGGACTTCCTAACTATAACGATTTGAAAGAAATATACACCTATATTTTTAGTCAAATTAAAGATAAAAAAATTGTTTCTGTAAAAACTATAAAAGAAGGTGGTATCGCTGTGGGATTAGCCAAAATGGCTTTTGGAAATGGGCTAGGTGCAATAGTTAATACCAATGATACAGCTTTATTAGAAAAAAACATTGGTGGATTGCTTATTGAAAGTACAGAGCCTTTATCTCACCAATTACTACAAAAGATAGGTGAAGTTAGCAATGATAAAAAATTAGTAATCAACAATGATAGTTTTGATATAGACGATTTGAAGAAGGTCTATTGCCAAACTTTTGAAACGCTTTTCCCAACAAAGGAAAAACAAAAAATAGAGCTAGAATTGGACACCGAACTCAATTCTATTGAACCTAGAACGATTATTATTAAAAAACATCATATTACCAAACCAAAGGTATTCACTCCTGTTTTCCCAGGTACTAATTGCGAATACGAAACACTTAATGCTTTCCGAAAAGAAGGAGCAGAGGTTTCTATGAAGCCATTGGTTAATCTTAACCACACTGCTTTGCAAGAGAGTATCAAAGCGTGGGCTAAGGAGATAGACCAATCTCAGATTTTGGCTTTTTCGGGTGGTTTCTCTGCTGGAGACGAACCAGATGGCTCTGCCAAATTCATCGTAAATGTGCTTAAGAATGATATAATGTGTGAGGCTGTACACCGACTTTTGGAAAGAGATGGTATGATTATCGGTATCTGTAATGGCTTCCAAGCATTGGTAAAATCGGGTCTATTACCTTATGGTGAGATTAGAGATTTAGACCAAAATTCCCCTACTTTGGCTCATAACAGTATCGGCAGACATATTTCTCAAATGGTAAATGTGAAGGTGGTTAATGAGGATAGCCCTTGGCTTAAAGGTATGAAAGGGGAGATTTATACCATTCCTATTTCCCACGGAGAGGGACGATTTATGGCATCAGAAGAAGTGATTACTCAATTATACAAGAATGGACAAATTGCGACACAATATGTAGATTTAGACGGAGCTATTGCTCACGGTATGCCATACAATCCTAACAATTCTCTATTTGCGATTGAGGGTATTACCAGCCCTTGCGGTAAGATATTCGGTAGAATGGGACACCCTGAACGCTATGCAGAAGGATTGATGAAGAATATCCCAACGGCAAACTATCATAATATATTTAAGAACGGGGTTTCTTATTTCAGAGATTAA
- the purC gene encoding phosphoribosylaminoimidazolesuccinocarboxamide synthase yields MSQKGAMLYEGKAKQVFATDKAEEVIVRFKDDATAFNAQKKGQVDKKGQMNNAITTLIFQYLNEKGIPTHFIKQLDDREQLVKKVDIIPLEMVVRNYSAGSMAQRLGMEEGIKSPITIFDICYKKDELGDPLINDYHAIFLGAATREELDEMYSLTDKINQILIELFDKMNIILVDFKIELGKTSDGQIILADEISPDTCRLWDKDTMKKLDKDRFRRDLGGVTEAYEEIYERLKKVLA; encoded by the coding sequence ATGAGTCAAAAAGGAGCTATGCTTTACGAAGGTAAGGCGAAACAGGTATTCGCTACGGATAAAGCAGAAGAGGTGATTGTTCGTTTTAAAGATGATGCTACAGCATTTAATGCTCAAAAAAAAGGACAAGTAGATAAGAAAGGGCAAATGAATAACGCCATTACAACGCTTATTTTTCAATATCTTAATGAGAAGGGAATTCCTACCCATTTTATTAAACAACTAGACGACAGAGAGCAGTTGGTGAAAAAAGTGGATATTATTCCGTTGGAAATGGTAGTGAGAAACTATTCTGCGGGAAGTATGGCACAGCGTTTAGGTATGGAAGAAGGTATCAAATCTCCTATTACTATTTTTGATATTTGCTATAAAAAAGATGAGTTGGGAGACCCACTAATCAACGATTATCACGCCATATTTCTAGGAGCTGCTACGAGAGAAGAACTAGACGAGATGTATTCCTTAACGGATAAAATCAACCAAATTCTAATTGAGTTATTTGATAAAATGAATATCATCTTAGTGGATTTCAAAATAGAGCTTGGTAAAACATCGGACGGACAAATCATTTTAGCTGATGAAATTTCTCCTGATACTTGCCGACTTTGGGATAAAGATACAATGAAAAAACTGGATAAAGACCGTTTTAGAAGGGATTTAGGTGGTGTTACAGAGGCATACGAGGAAATTTACGAAAGACTAAAAAAAGTGTTAGCATAA
- the purF gene encoding amidophosphoribosyltransferase → MKNLTEHKETYLKQFQHRPYGRNLLRTKQEEALDAPQEECGIFGLYSEENLDTFSLSQFGLFALQHRGQEACGISVSNSGKIINIKDEGLVLDVYKEIKDPEDFMGNAVIGHTRYTTAGDKKKYNYQPFFAKNEYDQIILSIAHNGNLTNAMELKQELEAEGVVFRATSDSEVILRLIQKNLDLGLRGAIKVTMEKIKGAYSVVGMTRNKFFAFRDFNGIRPLVLGEMKEGNTYVVASESCALDAVGATYVRDIKPGEIIYIGENEEGLKSYMVKNDCERNICSFEYIYFARPDSEMEQINVHEIREKSGEKIWEQAPVEADIVIGVPDSGVPAAIGFSKASGIPFRPVLIKNRYIGRSFIVPTQEMRERIVNLKLNPIISEIKGKRVVIIDDSIVRGTTSKRLVKILKDAGVKEIHFRSVSPPIIAPCYLGIDTPTKDDLISANMSLEELRNYLGVDTLEFLSLENLKAILGSDKHCFGCFTERYPVAKD, encoded by the coding sequence ATGAAAAACTTAACTGAACATAAGGAAACTTATCTAAAGCAGTTTCAACATCGTCCGTATGGGAGAAATCTGTTGAGAACGAAACAAGAAGAGGCTTTAGACGCTCCACAAGAAGAGTGTGGTATCTTTGGACTGTATTCGGAAGAAAATTTGGATACCTTTTCATTGTCTCAATTTGGGCTTTTTGCTCTTCAGCACAGAGGTCAAGAGGCTTGTGGTATTTCTGTAAGTAACAGCGGAAAAATCATCAATATTAAAGATGAAGGGCTTGTTTTAGATGTCTATAAAGAAATTAAAGACCCCGAAGATTTTATGGGGAATGCCGTAATAGGGCATACCAGATATACCACTGCTGGGGATAAGAAAAAATACAACTATCAGCCGTTTTTCGCTAAAAATGAGTACGACCAAATTATCCTATCCATAGCTCATAATGGCAACCTAACCAATGCTATGGAACTAAAGCAAGAGTTAGAAGCAGAGGGGGTGGTTTTTAGAGCAACTTCCGACTCTGAAGTTATCCTAAGACTTATCCAAAAGAACTTAGATTTAGGGCTTCGTGGAGCAATAAAGGTAACGATGGAGAAGATAAAAGGAGCTTACTCTGTGGTGGGTATGACCCGAAACAAATTCTTTGCTTTTAGAGATTTTAACGGCATTCGTCCGTTGGTACTAGGGGAGATGAAAGAAGGGAATACCTATGTAGTTGCTTCTGAAAGTTGTGCTTTAGACGCTGTGGGAGCTACCTATGTAAGAGATATTAAACCTGGAGAAATCATCTACATAGGTGAAAACGAAGAAGGGCTAAAATCTTACATGGTAAAAAATGATTGCGAAAGAAATATTTGCTCTTTCGAGTACATCTATTTTGCACGACCAGACTCCGAGATGGAGCAAATAAATGTACACGAAATTAGAGAAAAATCTGGGGAGAAAATTTGGGAACAAGCTCCTGTAGAAGCTGATATTGTTATAGGGGTTCCTGATTCTGGAGTACCAGCAGCTATTGGGTTTTCCAAAGCATCAGGTATTCCGTTTCGTCCTGTTTTAATTAAAAATAGATATATTGGTCGTTCTTTTATCGTGCCTACACAAGAGATGAGAGAGCGAATAGTGAATTTAAAACTTAACCCTATTATTTCCGAAATTAAAGGGAAACGAGTAGTAATTATAGACGACTCTATTGTAAGAGGGACAACTTCCAAACGATTGGTGAAGATTTTAAAAGATGCTGGAGTTAAAGAAATTCACTTCAGAAGTGTATCTCCGCCTATTATTGCACCATGCTATTTGGGGATAGATACACCCACGAAAGATGATTTAATCTCTGCCAATATGAGTTTAGAAGAACTAAGAAATTATTTAGGAGTGGATACTCTAGAGTTCTTAAGCTTAGAAAATCTTAAAGCTATTTTAGGCTCGGACAAGCATTGTTTCGGTTGCTTTACAGAGCGTTATCCTGTGGCTAAAGATTGA
- a CDS encoding 5-methylcytosine restriction system specificity protein McrC, producing MLKLTEHHHYKESFTKQELLERIALSGDLSIPQAIYFKRNNALCFRVDWNSEKYFLETSYYIGLCKIKEWGKTLLISPKVNNEEQKLDVLGMLMEALTEPENFNHLEGLTEIYFEEKWIEIETDTLVPLTLFLVIQFLMTTKQIVRMGLKKSYYNQKESLRNRIKGKILVSEQVKRNALKQRFTYTVCSYQEFGINTEGNQFIKYVLKFVKSYISNYQNDKLKDKLKNILNYNLAVFNTVEDKTFSEFKKREDNVFYKIYNTVYSLGNQILKLTHHSYENTSHKKCKYPPHWIDMSKLFELYVFKKLREQFPERGEVIYHYKANYQELDFLINSNGLKAVVDAKYKPRYNNSNPSKEDIRQLSGYARLEKIYRELNVEDNKIIPAYIIYPNTPPYHIAADNLEEVSIVEKKDKIISIGSKETKKINAYKDMYLIEIDLPYI from the coding sequence ATGCTGAAATTGACGGAACACCACCATTATAAAGAAAGCTTTACGAAGCAAGAGTTGCTAGAAAGAATAGCACTTTCGGGAGACTTGTCTATTCCGCAAGCAATTTATTTTAAGCGTAATAATGCATTATGTTTTCGGGTGGATTGGAATTCTGAAAAATATTTTTTAGAAACTTCTTATTACATAGGTTTGTGTAAAATTAAAGAATGGGGAAAAACATTACTAATTAGTCCAAAAGTTAATAATGAAGAGCAAAAATTAGATGTTTTGGGAATGTTGATGGAAGCTCTTACTGAACCTGAGAATTTTAATCATTTGGAAGGGCTTACAGAAATCTATTTTGAAGAAAAATGGATAGAAATAGAAACAGATACATTAGTACCATTGACACTCTTTTTAGTCATTCAATTTTTGATGACTACCAAACAAATTGTGAGAATGGGACTAAAAAAGTCTTATTATAATCAAAAAGAGAGTCTAAGAAATCGTATAAAAGGTAAGATTTTAGTAAGTGAACAAGTTAAAAGAAATGCTCTAAAACAGCGGTTCACTTATACAGTTTGTTCTTATCAAGAATTTGGAATTAATACAGAGGGAAATCAATTTATAAAATATGTTCTTAAATTTGTAAAATCGTATATTTCCAATTATCAGAATGATAAATTAAAAGATAAACTGAAAAATATTCTGAATTATAATTTGGCTGTTTTCAATACAGTTGAAGATAAAACGTTTTCAGAATTTAAAAAGAGAGAAGATAATGTGTTCTATAAAATATACAATACAGTATATAGTCTTGGTAATCAAATTTTAAAACTTACTCATCATTCTTACGAGAATACCTCTCATAAAAAATGTAAATATCCACCTCACTGGATTGATATGAGTAAATTGTTTGAGTTGTATGTTTTCAAGAAATTAAGGGAGCAATTCCCTGAAAGAGGAGAGGTAATTTATCATTATAAGGCAAATTATCAGGAGTTAGATTTCCTCATAAATTCAAATGGTTTGAAAGCGGTTGTTGATGCTAAATATAAACCTCGCTATAATAATAGCAACCCAAGTAAGGAGGATATTAGACAACTCTCGGGGTATGCAAGATTGGAGAAAATTTACAGAGAGCTTAATGTTGAAGATAATAAAATTATTCCTGCTTATATAATTTATCCCAATACTCCTCCGTATCACATAGCGGCAGATAATTTAGAGGAAGTTTCAATAGTAGAAAAAAAAGACAAAATTATATCTATAGGAAGCAAGGAAACAAAAAAAATAAATGCATATAAAGATATGTATTTAATAGAAATAGATTTGCCTTATATCTAG
- a CDS encoding McrB family protein has product MDKLSKFKKFYLTVLIKNLTSYKQYFNVSNFDRRIEQLINEFERTYSVSPFSIENPEEITNLLKQEKEPFSSYSKKTGNGVPKAIINTHLVSFLEYNKRFDFDNLQGLVDELHNLFGGEFIKDFQEKRIQFNGNLRKASLSEIFGNVRDNYWTINKGSEKELQYHIHINEERSCIRYGLGFNAQKSINNLNPVKNISKFISPFISKIEKIENQLDDYKLFDCNINDLKNIKEGQFILFGKELKTEPLDNGRFSIDGVNLLEMYYDMRFKQCKVYEEIFESVQMIEKNNMEEHNYTKNIINLLKYKKQIILQGPPGTGKTRQAKLMAKEILEVEDIEDLNHHEQFKIVQFHPSYTYEDFVRGIVAEGQNSSISYKAVNKVLGKLAKEALDNYNKSRRPVHEVSKEIKLDQYFEQFVDSISEQVEKNLYLTPNVSIISIDEDAFRYKGNVGWLENGNRMLFKDIKQAFLDNNTTRQDVKNNENLSGLARWHSSYYIRVVNLFNNYLKENNLTIENAETINIPQKDYILVIDEINRANLSSVLGELIYALEYRGEAVDSMYEVEGSHKITLPPNLYIIGTMNTADRSVSQIDYAIRRRFAFVDVLPKVLDNGETKFDEILFSEVAALFDHYLSNEFTKEQVQIGHSYFIDKSDEGVSMDTRLEYEIKPILREYVRDGILTEEAKLKIEELKVSNKITQESDAEIDGTPPL; this is encoded by the coding sequence ATGGATAAGCTCTCAAAGTTTAAAAAGTTTTACTTAACCGTTCTTATAAAGAACTTAACAAGTTATAAACAGTATTTCAATGTATCAAACTTTGATAGAAGAATAGAGCAACTAATTAATGAATTTGAAAGGACTTATAGTGTTAGCCCTTTTTCTATCGAGAATCCTGAAGAAATAACAAATCTTTTAAAACAAGAGAAAGAACCTTTCAGTTCTTATTCAAAAAAAACTGGAAATGGCGTTCCCAAAGCGATTATTAATACCCATTTAGTTTCTTTTTTAGAGTATAATAAGAGATTTGATTTTGATAACTTACAAGGATTAGTTGATGAATTACATAATTTATTTGGAGGGGAATTTATTAAAGATTTTCAAGAAAAAAGAATACAATTTAATGGTAATTTGAGGAAAGCCTCCTTAAGTGAGATATTTGGAAATGTAAGGGATAATTATTGGACCATCAATAAAGGGAGTGAAAAAGAGTTACAATATCATATACATATAAATGAGGAAAGGAGTTGTATTAGATATGGGTTAGGTTTTAACGCCCAAAAGTCAATAAATAATCTCAATCCTGTGAAAAATATTTCAAAATTCATATCCCCTTTTATAAGTAAAATAGAAAAAATAGAAAATCAATTAGATGATTACAAATTATTTGATTGTAATATTAATGACTTAAAAAATATAAAAGAAGGACAATTTATTTTGTTTGGAAAAGAGTTAAAAACAGAACCACTAGATAATGGGAGATTTTCTATAGATGGGGTAAATTTATTGGAAATGTATTATGATATGAGGTTTAAACAATGTAAAGTTTATGAAGAAATATTTGAGTCAGTTCAAATGATTGAAAAAAATAATATGGAAGAACATAACTATACAAAAAATATAATAAATCTTCTCAAATACAAAAAACAAATCATTTTACAGGGACCTCCAGGTACGGGAAAAACCAGACAAGCCAAACTTATGGCAAAGGAAATATTGGAGGTTGAAGATATAGAAGATTTAAACCATCACGAGCAATTTAAAATTGTTCAATTTCACCCGAGCTATACTTATGAAGATTTTGTAAGAGGGATTGTAGCGGAAGGGCAAAATAGCTCAATTTCCTATAAAGCCGTAAATAAAGTTTTGGGAAAGTTGGCAAAGGAAGCTTTGGATAATTACAACAAAAGTAGACGACCCGTACATGAGGTTTCTAAAGAAATAAAGTTAGACCAATATTTTGAACAATTTGTTGACTCTATATCAGAACAAGTTGAGAAAAACCTTTACTTGACTCCAAACGTTTCCATTATTTCAATAGATGAAGATGCTTTTAGATACAAGGGAAATGTAGGCTGGTTAGAAAATGGCAATAGAATGCTTTTTAAAGATATAAAACAAGCCTTTTTAGATAATAATACTACTCGGCAAGATGTTAAGAATAACGAAAATTTATCAGGATTAGCAAGGTGGCACTCAAGCTATTACATCAGAGTAGTTAATTTGTTTAATAATTATTTGAAGGAAAATAATTTAACAATAGAAAATGCCGAAACCATCAATATTCCCCAAAAAGATTATATTCTTGTAATAGATGAAATTAACCGTGCCAATCTTTCGTCGGTACTAGGTGAGTTAATCTATGCATTGGAATACCGTGGTGAAGCGGTGGATAGTATGTATGAAGTTGAAGGAAGTCATAAAATTACTTTACCGCCAAATCTTTATATCATTGGAACGATGAATACTGCTGACCGTAGTGTTTCTCAAATAGATTATGCTATTAGAAGGCGGTTTGCATTTGTAGATGTATTGCCTAAAGTTTTAGACAATGGTGAAACTAAATTTGATGAAATACTGTTTAGCGAGGTAGCTGCATTATTTGACCATTATTTATCTAATGAATTTACGAAAGAGCAAGTTCAAATAGGACATTCATATTTTATTGATAAATCTGATGAAGGAGTTTCTATGGATACTCGTTTGGAATACGAAATAAAACCCATTTTAAGAGAATATGTTAGAGATGGAATTTTAACGGAAGAAGCTAAATTAAAAATTGAAGAGCTAAAAGTATCTAACAAAATCACGCAAGAAAGTGATGCTGAAATTGACGGAACACCACCATTATAA